A genomic window from Polyangium spumosum includes:
- a CDS encoding DUF6036 family nucleotidyltransferase: MASAWKVFVTFPDFEEFIASLNAHRVRYLIVGGYAVGFHARPRATKDIDILVDRSRANARRARQAMIDFLGNDAPNITEEKLVHPRTLIILGVDPIRIDILTSIDGVPSFAAAWKRRVDGVYGATPAHYISLEDLVASKQASGRPQDIADVDVLKRAVARMQKKQKPPAQR; encoded by the coding sequence ATGGCCTCCGCCTGGAAGGTATTCGTGACGTTCCCCGACTTCGAAGAGTTCATCGCGTCGTTGAACGCCCATCGCGTGAGGTACCTGATCGTGGGAGGCTACGCGGTAGGGTTTCACGCGCGACCGAGGGCGACCAAGGACATCGACATCCTCGTCGATAGGTCGAGGGCGAACGCCCGGCGCGCGAGACAGGCGATGATCGATTTCCTGGGGAACGACGCGCCGAACATCACCGAGGAGAAGCTCGTCCACCCGCGGACGCTGATCATCCTCGGCGTCGACCCGATTCGAATCGATATCCTTACCAGCATCGACGGTGTTCCCTCCTTCGCCGCAGCGTGGAAACGTCGGGTCGATGGAGTCTACGGAGCTACGCCCGCGCATTACATATCGCTGGAGGATCTCGTCGCCTCCAAGCAGGCTTCGGGGAGACCTCAGGACATCGCCGATGTCGATGTCCTGAAGCGCGCAGTAGCACGAATGCAGAAGAAGCAAAAACCGCCGGCGCAGCGCTGA
- a CDS encoding 4-vinyl reductase, producing the protein MSFHQAPKADLERGVSTLGGRRLVFHCHHYNVFLQRTIEDALQERAPGLLVAAGMEAARAMLQGLEAEAASASPAEALRRAADTFAAQGFGRLDVGLLGAGGGEVTVAPSHYAVGWVSRWGKRPTPACFFVAGFLGGVVAAAYRLAPERITSRECTCVAAGDERCSFRVEVW; encoded by the coding sequence ATGAGCTTTCACCAGGCCCCGAAGGCGGACCTCGAGCGCGGCGTCTCCACGCTGGGCGGGCGGCGGCTCGTGTTTCACTGCCACCATTACAACGTTTTTCTGCAGCGCACGATCGAGGACGCGCTGCAGGAGCGGGCGCCGGGGCTGCTCGTGGCGGCGGGGATGGAGGCGGCCCGGGCGATGTTGCAGGGGCTCGAGGCCGAGGCGGCGAGCGCCTCCCCCGCGGAGGCCTTGCGGCGGGCGGCGGACACGTTCGCGGCGCAGGGCTTCGGCCGGCTCGACGTGGGCCTGCTCGGCGCGGGCGGGGGAGAGGTGACGGTCGCCCCTTCGCATTATGCGGTCGGCTGGGTCTCGCGCTGGGGCAAGAGGCCGACGCCGGCCTGCTTCTTCGTCGCGGGTTTCCTCGGCGGCGTGGTCGCGGCCGCCTACCGGCTCGCGCCCGAGCGAATCACGAGCCGCGAGTGCACCTGCGTCGCCGCGGGCGACGAGCGTTGCTCCTTCCGCGTGGAGGTGTGGTGA
- a CDS encoding thrombospondin type 3 repeat-containing protein, with protein sequence MLGLLCVAPPPLAASGGPERLPCGDGVVDAAETCDDANYNDGDGCSAVCQIEPFYGCNGAPSQCALLDTDGDGLADLHETLLGYDPNAADADGDGVPDPVDLDLDNDGIPNDVECDNTAISLVNGSFETPDIPDSTYQLIDQSMVPGWTTTAADGLLEFWGTGFDGVPAADGTQFVELNANVASTLYQDVPTTPGQAYLYRFYHRGRTGPETMQFYVGAPEDEPSLITEVTTGTMEWQLVTGIYVVPAGQTVSRFAFASSQGGSVGNFLDGIVFTPGCAVDTDGDGIHEFRDTDSDADGWPDGVEAGHGLADMSGVVPGPYGTNGLADTVEAPVDGGSIDYTVVDTDGDGTPDYQDVDSDGDGVNDDADGCRLVEDADQADTDGDGVGDACDDSDDDGLLDGDDNCPTVANPDQADEDGDGIGDVCESLPPPDGDMDGVPDEDDNCPDVANADQADADEDGIGDACEPPPGDGDMDGVTDDRDNCPAVANADQLDADVDGIGDACDDNTVLVGDGFLCSLSSQPGRETSLPVVLAALMAAGLLRRRRAPRV encoded by the coding sequence GTGCTCGGCCTCCTCTGCGTGGCGCCTCCGCCGCTCGCCGCGTCCGGCGGCCCGGAACGGCTGCCTTGCGGCGACGGCGTGGTCGACGCCGCCGAGACCTGCGACGACGCCAACTACAACGACGGCGACGGCTGCAGCGCCGTCTGCCAGATCGAGCCGTTTTACGGCTGCAACGGCGCGCCCTCGCAATGCGCGCTCCTCGACACCGACGGCGACGGCCTCGCCGACCTGCACGAGACCCTCCTCGGCTACGACCCGAACGCCGCGGACGCGGACGGCGACGGCGTCCCGGATCCGGTCGACCTCGACCTCGACAACGACGGCATCCCCAACGACGTCGAGTGCGACAACACCGCCATTTCCCTCGTGAATGGCAGCTTCGAGACGCCTGATATCCCGGACAGCACCTACCAGCTCATCGACCAATCCATGGTGCCCGGCTGGACGACGACGGCCGCCGACGGATTGCTGGAGTTCTGGGGGACCGGCTTCGACGGCGTGCCCGCCGCGGATGGGACACAATTCGTGGAGCTCAACGCGAACGTGGCGTCGACCCTCTACCAGGACGTCCCCACGACGCCCGGGCAGGCCTATCTCTACCGCTTCTATCATCGCGGGCGCACCGGCCCCGAAACGATGCAGTTCTACGTCGGCGCGCCCGAGGACGAGCCCTCGCTCATCACCGAGGTCACGACCGGCACCATGGAATGGCAGCTCGTGACGGGTATTTACGTCGTCCCCGCCGGGCAGACCGTCTCCCGCTTCGCGTTCGCGTCGTCCCAGGGCGGCAGCGTCGGCAATTTCCTCGACGGGATCGTCTTCACGCCCGGCTGCGCGGTGGACACGGACGGCGACGGCATTCACGAGTTCCGCGACACGGACTCGGACGCCGACGGCTGGCCCGACGGCGTCGAGGCGGGCCACGGCCTCGCGGACATGAGCGGCGTCGTCCCCGGCCCCTATGGCACGAACGGCCTCGCGGACACGGTCGAGGCGCCCGTCGACGGCGGGAGCATCGATTACACCGTGGTGGACACGGACGGCGACGGGACGCCGGACTATCAGGACGTCGACAGCGACGGCGACGGCGTGAATGACGACGCCGACGGCTGCCGGCTGGTCGAGGACGCCGACCAGGCGGACACGGACGGCGACGGCGTCGGCGACGCCTGCGACGACAGCGACGACGACGGCCTCCTCGACGGCGACGACAATTGCCCCACGGTGGCGAACCCGGATCAGGCGGACGAGGACGGCGACGGAATCGGCGACGTCTGCGAGTCGCTGCCGCCGCCCGACGGGGACATGGACGGCGTGCCCGACGAAGACGACAATTGCCCGGATGTGGCGAATGCGGATCAGGCGGACGCGGACGAGGATGGAATCGGCGACGCCTGCGAGCCGCCGCCCGGCGACGGGGACATGGACGGCGTGACCGACGACCGCGACAATTGCCCTGCGGTGGCGAATGCGGATCAGCTCGACGCGGACGTCGATGGAATCGGCGATGCCTGTGACGACAACACCGTCCTCGTGGGAGATGGGTTCCTCTGCAGCCTCTCCTCGCAGCCTGGCCGTGAGACCTCGTTGCCCGTGGTCCTCGCGGCGTTGATGGCCGCGGGCCTCTTGCGTCGTCGTCGCGCGCCTCGCGTTTGA
- a CDS encoding glycosyltransferase has product MPDKHGSLLTLSMIVKDEAATIARTLRSVKPFVDRWVILDTGSTDGTQEVVRHEMSGVPGELFEEPFVDFATTRNRALELAGTATEFVLWLDADDELENGQALRAFLEREREARGPSREAYYVRVALGIHFDSPRIVRSHAGHRFRGVVHEVLTHDERPPPSIRVPEVLIRHHRGEASAERSRRRWERDVGLLEKALAEDPADTRAAFYLAETLLWLGRYAEAEAAFARRISMGGWAEEVFESYMGIARCGVGQNLPWPRVLTRWLDAHLAAPHRAEPLHAIAMHHDARKEHALTFLYARRGYELPLPVNDRLFVDEEVYTWKMADLVASSAYFLGEFAVGEAAAQKAARARPDDERLQKNLVFYAERQRQKRPSR; this is encoded by the coding sequence ATGCCGGACAAGCACGGGAGCCTGCTCACGTTGTCGATGATCGTGAAGGACGAGGCCGCGACGATCGCGCGCACGTTGCGGAGCGTGAAGCCCTTCGTGGATCGGTGGGTGATCCTCGACACGGGGTCGACCGACGGCACGCAGGAGGTGGTTCGTCACGAAATGAGCGGGGTCCCGGGGGAGCTCTTCGAGGAGCCGTTCGTCGATTTCGCGACGACGAGGAACCGCGCGCTGGAGCTTGCGGGCACGGCGACGGAGTTCGTCCTCTGGCTCGACGCGGACGACGAGCTCGAGAATGGACAGGCGCTCCGGGCATTCCTCGAACGAGAGCGGGAGGCGCGGGGGCCTTCGCGGGAGGCGTATTACGTGCGGGTGGCGCTCGGGATCCACTTCGATTCGCCGCGGATCGTGCGGAGCCACGCGGGTCATCGGTTCCGCGGCGTGGTGCACGAGGTGCTGACGCACGACGAGAGGCCGCCGCCGAGCATCCGGGTGCCCGAGGTGCTGATCCGGCACCACCGCGGCGAGGCGTCGGCGGAGCGGAGCCGGAGGCGCTGGGAGCGCGACGTGGGGCTGCTCGAAAAGGCGCTGGCCGAGGATCCGGCGGACACACGCGCGGCGTTTTACCTCGCCGAGACGCTGCTCTGGCTCGGCCGGTACGCGGAGGCGGAGGCCGCATTCGCGCGGCGCATTTCGATGGGGGGATGGGCGGAGGAGGTGTTCGAGTCGTACATGGGGATCGCGCGGTGCGGGGTGGGGCAGAACCTGCCATGGCCGCGGGTGCTGACGCGCTGGCTCGACGCGCACCTCGCGGCGCCACACCGCGCCGAGCCGCTGCACGCGATCGCGATGCACCACGACGCACGCAAGGAGCACGCGCTCACGTTCCTCTACGCGCGCCGCGGCTACGAATTGCCGTTGCCAGTGAACGACAGGCTCTTCGTGGACGAGGAGGTGTACACGTGGAAGATGGCCGATCTCGTGGCCTCGTCGGCCTACTTCCTCGGGGAGTTCGCCGTCGGCGAGGCGGCCGCGCAGAAGGCCGCGAGGGCGCGGCCGGACGACGAGCGGCTGCAGAAGAACCTCGTGTTCTACGCGGAGAGGCAGCGGCAAAAGAGGCCTTCGCGGTAG
- the cutA gene encoding divalent cation tolerance protein CutA, with translation MTEYLLVHVTTRSAEEAEALGTAAVARRLAASAQVEAITTTHYRWKGALHAHPEHRVTLVSRAGLWDEIVAFVRATHSYELPQIVATPIAVGLPEFFAWIDENTGTSGGAP, from the coding sequence GTGACCGAGTATCTCCTCGTCCACGTCACGACGCGCTCGGCCGAGGAGGCCGAGGCGCTCGGCACGGCCGCCGTCGCGCGCAGGCTCGCCGCCTCGGCCCAGGTCGAGGCGATCACGACCACGCATTACCGCTGGAAGGGCGCGCTCCACGCCCACCCCGAGCACCGCGTGACGCTCGTCTCGCGCGCGGGCCTCTGGGACGAAATCGTCGCGTTCGTTCGAGCCACACATTCCTATGAGCTCCCGCAGATCGTCGCGACGCCCATCGCCGTGGGCCTGCCGGAGTTTTTCGCCTGGATCGACGAGAACACGGGCACGTCGGGAGGAGCGCCGTGA
- a CDS encoding SDR family NAD(P)-dependent oxidoreductase has translation MSVRLAGKRCLVTGGSRNLGRAITMAFARGGARVAFTYHERDDAAEETRGALEAAGATPLVLKGSVSDAAHVTAAVKAVEAAYGGIDVLVNNAALTQVLPIALLEEAEWDAAMDTNVKGPYLFARAALRSMIRQKKGHILNVGSFGADRVLDAPVHYAASKAALVGFSLALAKEVGRYGVAVNCLVPGLLETGLSARLPKHRVESYVAQSALGRLGTVEEVADLAAWLVSDENSFMTGGQVVIDGGL, from the coding sequence ATGAGCGTGCGCCTCGCGGGCAAGCGCTGCCTCGTGACGGGCGGCTCGCGGAACCTGGGCCGCGCCATAACAATGGCGTTCGCCCGGGGAGGCGCGCGCGTGGCCTTCACGTACCACGAGCGCGACGACGCGGCCGAGGAGACACGCGGCGCGCTCGAAGCCGCGGGCGCCACGCCGCTCGTGCTGAAGGGTTCGGTCTCGGACGCCGCGCACGTGACGGCGGCGGTGAAGGCGGTGGAGGCGGCGTACGGCGGCATCGACGTGCTCGTGAACAACGCGGCGCTGACGCAGGTCCTGCCGATCGCGCTGCTGGAAGAGGCGGAGTGGGACGCGGCGATGGACACGAACGTGAAGGGGCCGTACCTGTTCGCGCGCGCGGCGTTGAGGTCGATGATCCGCCAGAAGAAGGGCCACATCCTGAACGTGGGCTCGTTCGGCGCGGACCGCGTGCTCGACGCGCCGGTCCATTACGCGGCCTCGAAGGCGGCGCTCGTCGGGTTCTCGCTGGCGCTCGCGAAGGAGGTGGGTCGTTATGGAGTCGCGGTGAACTGCCTGGTGCCGGGGCTGCTCGAGACCGGGCTGTCCGCGCGATTGCCGAAGCACCGCGTGGAGAGTTACGTGGCGCAATCGGCGCTGGGCAGGCTGGGGACGGTGGAGGAGGTCGCGGATCTGGCGGCGTGGCTCGTCTCGGACGAGAACTCGTTCATGACGGGCGGGCAGGTGGTGATCGACGGGGGGCTTTGA
- a CDS encoding phosphopantetheine-binding protein, which yields MSEGNDPEIAEKVRLIIAEALALDPAAVKYESLLMSDLGAESLDYLDIVFKIERTFGIQITRGEMQKAARGDMSDEEFAPGGVVSERGLERLRELMPEAKDRIVPGLRAVQILGLFSVQTFVNMVEAKKRGVVV from the coding sequence ATGTCCGAAGGCAACGACCCCGAGATCGCCGAAAAAGTCCGCCTCATCATCGCCGAGGCCCTCGCCCTCGATCCCGCCGCGGTGAAATACGAGTCGCTCTTGATGAGCGACCTCGGGGCGGAGTCGCTCGATTACCTGGATATCGTGTTCAAGATCGAGCGGACGTTCGGCATCCAGATCACGCGCGGCGAGATGCAAAAAGCCGCGCGTGGCGACATGAGCGACGAGGAGTTCGCGCCGGGCGGCGTGGTCAGCGAGAGGGGCCTCGAGCGCCTGCGCGAGCTGATGCCGGAGGCGAAGGACCGAATCGTGCCGGGGCTGCGGGCGGTGCAGATCCTGGGGCTCTTCTCGGTGCAGACGTTCGTGAACATGGTGGAGGCGAAGAAGCGGGGTGTGGTGGTTTAA
- a CDS encoding SDR family oxidoreductase: MTETRRALVLGGSGYVGREVVCSLAAAGARVVFTYRRGAAVAEALSAETGARGYSTDLASPSAIRALFAELHAEGTSPDLLVHCAVVSGTDALADVTDARFDELHAVNVRSVFVAVQSFAAYLSGRPGDVVLTAALDGIAKIPASVHFAATQSARLGMTQALAKELGPRDVRLNLVLLGALGGGISAGLDPARLADYKRYSALQRTGAPAEAARAITRLALHNRWMTGSVLPITGGL; this comes from the coding sequence GTGACCGAAACCCGGCGCGCGCTCGTGCTCGGCGGCAGCGGTTATGTCGGCCGTGAGGTCGTGTGTTCCCTCGCGGCCGCGGGGGCGCGGGTGGTTTTTACGTACCGGCGCGGCGCGGCCGTCGCCGAGGCTCTTTCGGCCGAGACCGGCGCGCGGGGGTATTCGACGGACCTCGCCAGCCCATCCGCGATCCGCGCCCTCTTCGCCGAGCTCCACGCCGAGGGGACCTCGCCCGACCTGCTCGTCCATTGCGCGGTCGTCTCGGGCACGGACGCGCTCGCCGACGTCACGGACGCGCGCTTCGACGAGCTGCACGCGGTCAACGTCCGCTCCGTCTTCGTCGCCGTGCAATCGTTCGCCGCGTACCTCTCGGGCCGGCCCGGGGACGTGGTGCTCACGGCGGCGCTCGATGGAATTGCGAAGATCCCCGCATCGGTGCATTTCGCCGCGACCCAGTCGGCGCGCCTCGGAATGACCCAGGCCCTCGCCAAGGAGCTCGGCCCGAGGGACGTCCGCTTGAACCTCGTCCTGCTCGGCGCGCTCGGCGGCGGCATCTCCGCGGGGCTCGATCCGGCGCGGCTCGCCGATTACAAGCGGTACAGCGCCCTCCAGCGGACCGGCGCGCCCGCCGAGGCTGCGCGCGCCATCACCCGCCTCGCGCTCCACAATCGATGGATGACCGGCTCCGTCTTGCCCATCACGGGGGGCCTGTGA
- a CDS encoding M20/M25/M40 family metallo-hydrolase, protein MTSVSAQGPSAKTPDRELGEHAFRLCQTLLRIDTTNPPGRERAAAEVVAGELAAAGLEPVTLESAPERANVVTRLRGTGEKPPLLLTAHLDVVEAESSMWKQPPFSGVVADGCLWGRGAIDMKNMAAMSVAILTRLAREKARLSRDVIFAAVADEEAGCDHGSRFLVENHPDLVRAEYAIGESGGYTVHLGKAAFYPIQVAEKGLCWVRARVRGEPGHGSMPREDSAVIKLADAIARLGERPLPVHVTPYVRDFVDGLASNQPAPLRALLRRLLHPAIAPHVLRALPDRSIARSFAAMLSNTASPTVLRAGSKVNVIPGFAEAEIDGRTLPGQTEADFLRELGAVLGPEVSLEIVKSAPPTTTDPVDSPLFDVIRASIVAREPGATVVPYMIPGFTDAKYFTQLGAKWYGFSPVKMPKGLRFADLFHGHDERIPVDGLKWGTELLFDVVQKFCS, encoded by the coding sequence ATGACGTCCGTCTCCGCCCAGGGACCCTCCGCGAAAACGCCCGATCGTGAGCTCGGCGAGCACGCGTTCCGACTCTGCCAGACGCTCCTCCGCATCGACACCACGAACCCGCCCGGCCGCGAGCGGGCCGCGGCGGAGGTCGTGGCCGGCGAGCTCGCCGCGGCGGGGCTCGAGCCCGTGACGCTCGAGAGCGCGCCCGAGCGCGCGAACGTCGTCACGCGCCTGCGCGGCACGGGCGAGAAACCTCCGCTCCTGCTCACCGCGCACCTCGACGTCGTCGAGGCCGAGTCCTCGATGTGGAAACAGCCGCCGTTCTCGGGCGTCGTCGCGGACGGCTGCCTCTGGGGGCGCGGCGCGATCGACATGAAGAACATGGCCGCGATGTCGGTCGCGATCCTGACGCGCCTCGCCCGAGAGAAGGCGCGCCTCTCGCGCGACGTGATCTTCGCGGCGGTCGCGGACGAGGAGGCGGGCTGCGACCACGGCTCGCGGTTCCTCGTGGAGAACCACCCCGATCTCGTGCGCGCCGAGTACGCGATCGGCGAGAGCGGCGGCTACACCGTGCACCTCGGCAAGGCTGCGTTTTACCCGATCCAGGTCGCGGAGAAGGGCCTCTGCTGGGTGCGCGCGCGCGTGCGCGGCGAGCCCGGCCACGGCTCGATGCCTCGCGAGGACTCGGCCGTCATCAAGCTCGCCGACGCCATCGCGCGGCTCGGCGAGCGGCCGCTGCCGGTGCACGTGACGCCGTACGTCCGCGATTTCGTGGACGGCCTCGCGTCGAACCAGCCTGCGCCGCTGCGCGCGCTCCTGCGCCGGCTCCTGCACCCCGCGATCGCGCCGCACGTCCTTCGCGCCCTGCCCGATCGCTCGATCGCGCGCTCCTTCGCGGCGATGCTCTCGAACACGGCGTCGCCGACGGTCCTACGCGCGGGGAGCAAGGTCAACGTGATCCCCGGCTTCGCCGAGGCCGAGATCGACGGGCGCACGCTGCCTGGGCAGACCGAGGCCGATTTCCTCCGCGAGCTCGGCGCGGTGCTCGGGCCCGAGGTCTCGCTGGAGATCGTGAAGAGCGCGCCGCCCACCACGACCGACCCCGTCGATTCGCCGCTCTTCGACGTGATCCGCGCGTCCATCGTGGCCCGCGAGCCCGGGGCCACGGTCGTGCCCTACATGATCCCGGGGTTCACGGACGCGAAGTACTTCACGCAGCTCGGCGCGAAATGGTACGGGTTTTCCCCCGTGAAGATGCCGAAGGGGCTCCGCTTCGCCGACCTCTTCCACGGCCACGACGAGCGCATCCCGGTCGACGGGTTGAAATGGGGGACGGAGCTCCTGTTCGACGTCGTGCAGAAGTTTTGTTCCTAG
- a CDS encoding aldo/keto reductase, translating to MKYKKLGQTSMEVSSIVFGGWQAGKESWVGIDDDAQIAAHRAALDAGVTTFDTAEEYGAGHSERILTKALAGERGRIVIATKVSWNNLRRAKVIEACERSLRNLATDRIDLYQIHWPAGSFGSEPVPIEETMGALLELQAQGKIRAIGVSNFNRSQLEAACRVGRVDSLQPCYSLFFRKAADDTLSYCEENGITVLAYSPLAQGLLTGKFGRGHVFAEGDNRADNRLFKGEVFEEALRALDELRPIAAKNGLSLVNLALAWLVAQKNVCAVVGARDAAQAAENTRAGDVSLDVQDLAEMDRIGRVVSDALPPGLMWDW from the coding sequence GTGAAGTACAAGAAGCTCGGGCAGACCTCGATGGAGGTGAGCTCCATCGTCTTCGGCGGCTGGCAAGCGGGCAAGGAGTCGTGGGTCGGCATTGACGACGACGCGCAGATCGCCGCGCACCGGGCGGCCCTCGACGCGGGCGTGACCACGTTCGACACGGCCGAGGAGTACGGGGCGGGGCACAGCGAGCGGATCCTCACGAAGGCGCTCGCCGGCGAGCGCGGGCGGATCGTGATCGCGACGAAGGTGTCCTGGAACAACCTGCGCCGCGCGAAGGTGATCGAGGCGTGCGAGCGCTCGTTACGAAACCTCGCGACGGATCGAATCGACCTCTACCAGATCCACTGGCCGGCGGGCAGCTTCGGCAGCGAGCCCGTGCCGATCGAGGAGACGATGGGCGCGCTCCTGGAGCTGCAAGCGCAGGGGAAGATCCGGGCGATCGGGGTCTCGAATTTCAATCGGTCGCAGCTCGAAGCGGCCTGCCGCGTGGGCCGGGTCGACAGCCTGCAGCCCTGTTATTCGCTCTTCTTCCGGAAGGCCGCGGACGACACGCTCTCGTATTGCGAGGAGAATGGGATCACGGTCCTCGCGTATTCACCCCTCGCGCAGGGCTTGCTCACGGGCAAGTTCGGCCGCGGGCACGTGTTCGCCGAGGGCGACAACCGCGCGGACAACCGGCTCTTCAAGGGCGAGGTCTTCGAAGAGGCGCTCCGGGCGCTCGACGAGCTCCGGCCCATCGCCGCGAAGAATGGCCTCTCGCTCGTGAACCTCGCGCTCGCGTGGCTCGTCGCGCAGAAGAACGTGTGCGCGGTCGTGGGCGCGAGGGACGCGGCGCAGGCGGCGGAGAACACGCGCGCCGGGGACGTGTCGCTCGACGTGCAGGATCTCGCGGAGATGGACCGGATCGGGCGCGTGGTCTCGGACGCCCTGCCGCCGGGATTGATGTGGGACTGGTGA
- a CDS encoding radical SAM protein, producing the protein MADGSDEGVILAATTGLCRTCKRAVPAETVRVAGEVYLRKHCDEHGPEEVLLSSSADWYEETVRSTSVLERPAAPRPVSAGCPYDCGPCEQHEQRNHLPVVPITSKCDLDCPICYTHNKNEGAYHMSEEELAAILRHLDHVAPDRRIINLTGGEPTQHPDFERLVEMCVSAGVRRVTVSTHGLRFLRDEALLERLARKGARVILSFDSFEPEANKKMLGGHHLNAKLRILELLEKHGVPTTLLPVLARGVNDHEVSAFIDLALSKDFIRSVEFHPMTFTGQSGASFERSARYTAFDALSDIERQSGGRIVVRDFVPSPLAHPLCYQIAYLLRLKDGRWLPFTRFMSREDLRSLLSQELYIVPGPEMEQILADVLNRLWAGDIECEETDAVLSALKDLVERMFAPGTDEAIRMRIAESHTKAIYVHTHMDEETFDTDRIRRCCVGMPGPDGSNVPSCAYNVLYRERDARFSPRPAAPLVQLGRGRTR; encoded by the coding sequence ATGGCAGACGGAAGCGACGAAGGCGTGATCCTGGCCGCGACGACGGGCCTCTGCAGGACGTGCAAGCGCGCCGTCCCGGCCGAGACCGTCCGCGTCGCGGGCGAGGTTTACCTGCGCAAACATTGCGACGAGCACGGGCCGGAGGAGGTGCTCCTCTCGAGCTCCGCGGACTGGTACGAGGAGACCGTCCGGAGCACCTCCGTCCTCGAGCGCCCCGCGGCGCCGCGCCCCGTCTCCGCCGGCTGCCCCTACGATTGCGGCCCGTGCGAGCAGCACGAGCAACGTAATCACCTGCCGGTCGTGCCGATCACCTCGAAATGCGACCTCGATTGCCCGATCTGCTACACGCACAACAAGAACGAGGGCGCGTACCACATGTCCGAGGAGGAGCTCGCCGCGATTCTGCGGCACCTCGACCATGTCGCGCCCGACCGCCGCATCATCAACCTCACCGGCGGCGAACCCACGCAGCACCCCGATTTCGAGCGCCTCGTCGAGATGTGCGTGTCCGCGGGCGTCCGCCGCGTGACCGTCTCCACGCATGGCCTGCGCTTCCTCCGCGACGAGGCTTTGCTCGAGCGCCTCGCCCGCAAAGGCGCGCGCGTGATCCTCTCGTTCGACTCCTTCGAGCCCGAGGCGAACAAGAAGATGCTCGGCGGCCACCACCTGAACGCAAAGCTCAGGATCCTCGAGCTGCTCGAAAAACACGGCGTGCCGACGACGCTCCTGCCCGTGCTCGCGCGGGGCGTGAACGACCACGAGGTCTCGGCCTTCATCGACCTCGCGCTCTCGAAGGATTTCATCCGCTCGGTCGAGTTCCACCCCATGACGTTCACGGGGCAGAGCGGCGCCTCCTTCGAGCGGAGCGCGCGGTACACGGCCTTCGACGCGCTCTCCGACATCGAGCGTCAATCGGGCGGCCGGATCGTGGTGCGTGATTTCGTCCCTTCGCCGCTCGCGCACCCGCTCTGTTACCAGATCGCCTATCTGCTCCGCCTGAAGGACGGCCGCTGGTTGCCGTTCACCCGCTTCATGAGCCGCGAGGACCTGCGTAGCCTGCTCTCGCAGGAGCTCTACATCGTCCCGGGCCCCGAGATGGAGCAGATCCTCGCGGACGTCCTCAATCGGCTCTGGGCGGGCGACATCGAATGCGAGGAGACCGACGCGGTGCTCTCCGCCCTGAAGGACCTCGTCGAGCGTATGTTCGCGCCGGGCACGGACGAGGCGATCCGCATGCGGATCGCCGAATCCCACACGAAGGCCATTTACGTGCACACCCACATGGACGAGGAGACCTTCGACACGGACCGCATCCGCCGCTGCTGCGTGGGCATGCCCGGCCCCGACGGCTCGAACGTGCCGTCCTGCGCCTACAACGTCCTCTACCGCGAGCGCGACGCGCGGTTCTCCCCGCGCCCGGCGGCGCCGCTCGTGCAGCTCGGCCGCGGGAGGACACGATGA
- a CDS encoding MYXO-CTERM sorting domain-containing protein → MRHFLIVLGLLAPLALAAPAFADIPSPGAGGSPGVGGAGGLGGNGGNGGKGGSAGAGGSTEAPPAEESGCAVVAPGAATYGAAGVWLLGLGALALSRRSRRLA, encoded by the coding sequence ATGCGTCATTTCTTGATTGTTTTGGGTCTCCTCGCTCCGCTCGCCCTCGCCGCGCCGGCCTTCGCGGACATCCCCAGCCCTGGCGCCGGTGGTAGCCCCGGCGTCGGCGGCGCCGGGGGCCTCGGCGGCAACGGCGGCAACGGTGGCAAGGGTGGCAGCGCCGGTGCCGGCGGCTCCACGGAAGCTCCGCCCGCCGAGGAGAGCGGCTGCGCCGTCGTGGCCCCGGGGGCCGCGACCTACGGCGCCGCCGGCGTGTGGCTCCTCGGCCTCGGCGCGCTCGCCCTCAGCCGCCGATCCCGCCGCCTCGCCTGA